From Flavobacterium alkalisoli, the proteins below share one genomic window:
- a CDS encoding aminotransferase class V-fold PLP-dependent enzyme — MLDIKAVRADFPILNQTVNGKPLVYFDNAATSQKPQVVIDAISRYYEQINSNIHRGVHALSQLATDAYEISRQKIQKHINAKHSYEVLFTTGTTHGINLVANSFVAFVKAGDEVMVSAMEHHSNIVPWQMLCERAGAKLVVIPMNERGELIIEEFEKLLTEKTKIVAVNHISNSLGTINPVKHIIDNAHAVGAAVLIDGAQAAPHLKIDVQALDCDFYAFSGHKACGPTGSGILYGKEEWLNKLPPYQGGGEMIKEVSFEKTTYADLPHKFEAGTPNIEGGIVLGTAIDYLNTIGLDNIAAYEHELLVYGTQKLLEIDGLKIIGTAENKTSVISFNVGNIHPYDIGAIVDKMGIAVRTGHHCTQPVMDFFKIPGTVRASFAFYNTKEEIDALAEAVKKAQRMLG; from the coding sequence ATGTTAGATATAAAAGCTGTAAGGGCTGATTTCCCGATACTTAACCAAACCGTAAATGGTAAGCCACTTGTATATTTTGATAATGCCGCAACTTCACAAAAACCGCAGGTTGTTATTGATGCCATTTCAAGATATTATGAGCAGATAAACTCAAACATCCATAGAGGTGTACATGCACTTAGCCAGCTGGCTACAGATGCTTATGAGATTTCGAGGCAAAAAATACAAAAACACATTAATGCCAAACATAGCTATGAGGTACTGTTTACAACAGGCACTACTCATGGTATTAATCTGGTTGCAAACAGTTTTGTTGCTTTTGTAAAGGCAGGCGATGAGGTAATGGTATCGGCTATGGAGCACCACAGTAACATAGTGCCGTGGCAAATGCTTTGTGAAAGGGCAGGAGCCAAACTGGTGGTTATCCCAATGAATGAAAGGGGAGAACTGATTATTGAGGAATTTGAAAAACTGCTTACCGAAAAGACTAAAATCGTAGCGGTAAATCATATAAGCAACTCGCTTGGCACTATTAATCCGGTTAAGCATATTATTGATAATGCACATGCTGTGGGAGCAGCAGTACTTATTGACGGAGCACAGGCTGCACCGCATTTAAAGATAGATGTTCAGGCACTGGACTGTGATTTTTATGCTTTTTCAGGACACAAAGCCTGTGGGCCTACCGGAAGCGGCATACTTTATGGTAAAGAAGAGTGGCTTAACAAGCTACCTCCTTATCAGGGTGGTGGTGAAATGATTAAGGAAGTTAGCTTTGAAAAGACTACTTATGCCGATTTGCCACACAAGTTTGAAGCGGGTACGCCAAATATTGAAGGCGGAATTGTATTGGGTACGGCTATAGATTACCTAAACACAATTGGCCTTGATAATATAGCTGCTTACGAGCACGAACTATTGGTTTACGGAACACAAAAACTACTTGAAATAGACGGCCTGAAAATTATTGGTACTGCCGAAAACAAAACATCGGTAATATCATTCAATGTGGGTAATATTCACCCGTATGATATAGGCGCAATTGTAGATAAAATGGGTATTGCCGTAAGAACAGGCCATCACTGTACACAACCGGTAATGGACTTCTTTAAAATACCTGGAACCGTAAGGGCATCGTTTGCATTCTACAATACAAAAGAAGAAATAGATGCGCTTGCAGAGGCTGTTAAGAAAGCGCAAAGAATGTTGGGCTAA
- a CDS encoding SufE family protein, producing MDIREIQEEIIDEFSMFDDWEERYQYVIDLGNSLPLINEEYKTEENIIKGCQSKVWLHGEQKDGNVVFTADSDAILTKGIIAILIRVFSNQKPADILEADTAFIDEIGLKEHLSPTRANGLVSMIKQIKMYALAFQAKN from the coding sequence ATGGATATTAGAGAGATTCAGGAAGAGATTATAGACGAATTTTCAATGTTTGATGATTGGGAGGAACGTTACCAGTATGTAATTGATTTAGGTAACTCACTTCCACTTATTAATGAAGAGTATAAAACCGAGGAGAACATCATTAAAGGCTGCCAGAGCAAAGTTTGGCTTCATGGCGAGCAAAAGGATGGCAATGTTGTTTTTACGGCAGACAGCGACGCTATTTTAACCAAAGGTATAATAGCAATCCTGATACGTGTTTTCTCTAACCAGAAACCTGCTGATATACTGGAAGCCGATACCGCTTTTATTGATGAGATAGGGCTTAAGGAACACTTGTCGCCAACAAGGGCTAACGGACTTGTCTCTATGATTAAACAGATTAAAATGTATGCCCTGGCATTTCAGGCAAAAAATTAA
- a CDS encoding SUF system Fe-S cluster assembly protein, translated as MEQQIDTAQLGEEIVKILKTIYDPEIPVDIYELGLIYDVMVNTDHEVKILMTLTSPNCPVAESLPQEVEEKITKIEGVKAAEVEITFDPPWTRDLMSEEAKLELGML; from the coding sequence ATGGAACAGCAAATAGATACTGCACAGCTGGGGGAAGAGATTGTAAAGATCTTAAAAACGATTTATGACCCCGAAATTCCGGTTGATATTTATGAACTGGGATTGATATATGATGTAATGGTGAATACCGATCATGAAGTGAAAATACTTATGACACTTACATCACCTAACTGCCCTGTGGCAGAAAGCCTTCCGCAGGAAGTGGAAGAAAAGATCACTAAAATAGAAGGTGTAAAGGCCGCTGAGGTTGAAATTACTTTCGATCCGCCATGGACACGCGATCTAATGAGCGAAGAGGCTAAGCTTGAGCTTGGTATGCTATAA
- a CDS encoding DUF2480 family protein translates to MKEQEEEIVNRVANSVLEVFDLEDYYPEGERVSIDITQWLWQGLVLKEKEFRDALKNYDWQQYQNKYVALYCSEDAIVPAWAYMLITSYLQPFAKKVMQGELHDLDVLLYNDILNGLDYTAYEAKPVIIKGCSRKPVPEEAYMLAMQKLMPVAKSIMFGEACSSVPLYKKAKL, encoded by the coding sequence ATGAAAGAACAGGAAGAAGAAATAGTAAACAGGGTTGCTAACAGCGTCCTTGAGGTTTTTGACCTTGAAGATTATTATCCTGAAGGGGAGAGGGTTTCAATAGATATAACCCAATGGTTATGGCAGGGCCTTGTACTTAAGGAAAAAGAGTTTAGGGATGCCCTTAAAAACTACGACTGGCAACAATACCAAAACAAATATGTAGCCTTGTACTGCAGCGAAGATGCTATTGTACCCGCATGGGCTTATATGCTTATAACATCCTACCTTCAGCCGTTTGCTAAAAAGGTAATGCAGGGTGAATTACATGACTTGGATGTGCTGCTTTATAACGATATACTTAACGGATTGGACTATACAGCTTATGAAGCAAAACCGGTAATCATTAAGGGTTGTTCCCGCAAACCGGTACCGGAAGAGGCCTATATGCTGGCTATGCAAAAACTAATGCCGGTAGCAAAAAGTATAATGTTTGGAGAGGCTTGTTCTTCAGTACCTTTATACAAAAAGGCTAAGCTTTAA
- a CDS encoding DUF3078 domain-containing protein: protein MRKKLLLAAAMLGFMAAKAQDQVSDAAADNDTIGPWTKKGNASLLFNQSTFDNWLAGGENNISGSVGLNYDINYKKGPWSWDNKFIASYGLVKTRNSSFAKKTDDKLEINSVLGKKATERWYYSAFLNFKTQFTKGYNYSTDENGAEIREEYTNILSPGYLLVGPGMMYKKDDNFKINLSPATSKITFVDKNFTLPDEAYFGVKEGESMRYELGFNASAYYKLDVIANVTFENILNLYSNYLEDPQNVDIDYQLNIVMKINRYLTTNVSFQTIYDDNAFKGFQIRQVFGVAVNYGF, encoded by the coding sequence ATGAGAAAAAAATTACTCCTTGCGGCGGCTATGCTGGGTTTTATGGCTGCCAAAGCACAAGATCAGGTTTCTGATGCAGCAGCTGATAACGACACAATTGGTCCGTGGACTAAAAAAGGAAATGCCTCTTTATTATTTAACCAGTCAACCTTTGATAACTGGCTGGCTGGTGGTGAAAATAATATTTCGGGGAGTGTAGGCCTAAATTACGATATAAACTATAAGAAAGGCCCCTGGTCTTGGGATAATAAGTTTATAGCATCCTATGGCTTGGTAAAAACCAGAAACAGTTCTTTTGCTAAAAAGACTGATGATAAGCTTGAAATAAATTCAGTTTTAGGTAAAAAAGCAACGGAAAGATGGTACTATTCTGCTTTCCTGAACTTTAAGACACAGTTTACAAAAGGATACAATTACAGCACAGACGAAAACGGAGCAGAAATAAGGGAAGAATATACAAATATTTTGTCACCGGGTTATTTACTTGTAGGTCCCGGAATGATGTATAAAAAGGACGATAATTTTAAGATCAACCTGTCTCCGGCAACCTCGAAAATCACTTTTGTAGATAAGAACTTTACATTGCCTGATGAGGCCTATTTTGGAGTAAAAGAAGGGGAATCGATGCGTTATGAGCTGGGTTTTAATGCTTCTGCATACTATAAGCTTGACGTAATTGCAAACGTTACATTTGAAAATATACTTAACCTGTATTCCAATTATCTTGAAGATCCTCAAAATGTGGATATTGATTATCAATTAAACATAGTGATGAAGATTAATAGATATCTTACTACTAATGTTTCTTTCCAAACTATTTATGATGATAATGCCTTTAAAGGATTTCAGATACGACAGGTATTTGGTGTAGCAGTTAATTACGGATTTTAA
- the hflX gene encoding GTPase HflX: protein MLEKEVIRFEKTVIVGIITQNQDEEKLTEYLDELEFLTFTAGGEVIKRFSQKMDKPNPKTFLGTGKIDEIHHYIKENEVSTVIFDDELSPAQQKNITRILECKVLDRTNLILDIFAQRAETSYARTQVELAQCQYLLPRLSGMWTHLERQRGGIGMRGPGETEIETDRRIVRDRIALLKEKIRTIDKQMAVQRSNRGALVRVALVGYTNVGKSTLMNVISKSEVFVENKLFATLDTTVRKVVIKNLPFLLSDTVGFIRKLPTQLVESFKSTLDEVREADLLLHVVDISHPDFEDHIASVNQILQDIGCIDKPTVMVFNKIDAYKPLEIDADDLVTEKTTKHNTLEEWKSTWMSNVGEKNALFISATNKENFEEFREKVYEAVREIHITRFPYNNFLYPDYKENHSEEKE, encoded by the coding sequence ATGCTTGAAAAAGAAGTGATAAGGTTTGAAAAAACCGTGATTGTCGGGATAATAACACAAAATCAGGACGAAGAAAAGCTAACAGAGTATCTGGATGAGTTAGAGTTTCTTACTTTTACTGCAGGTGGTGAAGTAATAAAGCGTTTTTCCCAAAAAATGGACAAACCTAACCCCAAAACCTTTTTAGGTACGGGTAAGATTGATGAGATACATCATTACATAAAAGAAAATGAGGTTTCAACCGTAATTTTTGATGATGAGCTGTCGCCTGCACAGCAAAAAAATATAACCAGAATACTTGAGTGTAAAGTATTAGACAGGACGAACCTTATCCTTGATATTTTTGCCCAAAGGGCAGAAACCTCTTATGCCCGCACACAGGTAGAATTGGCTCAGTGCCAGTACTTACTGCCAAGACTATCGGGTATGTGGACCCACCTTGAAAGGCAGCGCGGTGGTATTGGTATGCGTGGTCCCGGTGAGACAGAGATTGAGACTGACCGTCGTATTGTCAGGGACAGGATTGCCTTGCTAAAGGAAAAAATAAGAACCATTGACAAACAAATGGCCGTGCAGCGCAGTAATCGTGGTGCACTGGTTAGGGTTGCCCTTGTAGGGTACACTAACGTAGGGAAATCTACCCTTATGAACGTTATAAGCAAAAGCGAGGTTTTCGTTGAAAATAAGCTGTTTGCAACACTTGATACAACTGTAAGGAAAGTAGTTATCAAAAACCTTCCTTTCCTGCTTTCAGACACGGTAGGATTTATAAGAAAACTACCTACGCAACTTGTAGAATCGTTTAAAAGTACGCTGGACGAGGTACGTGAAGCCGATTTGCTTTTACACGTGGTAGACATCTCCCATCCGGACTTTGAAGATCATATCGCATCGGTTAACCAGATATTACAGGACATAGGCTGTATAGACAAGCCTACTGTTATGGTATTTAATAAAATTGATGCCTATAAACCGCTTGAAATTGATGCTGATGATCTTGTTACCGAAAAGACTACAAAACACAATACCCTTGAGGAATGGAAGTCTACCTGGATGAGCAATGTGGGCGAAAAGAATGCGCTTTTCATTTCGGCCACCAATAAAGAAAACTTTGAGGAATTTAGGGAAAAAGTGTATGAAGCTGTTAGAGAGATACACATAACACGTTTTCCTTATAATAATTTCCTATACCCAGATTATAAGGAAAATCATTCTGAGGAAAAAGAATAA
- a CDS encoding fibronectin type III domain-containing protein — MRKFTFMIFMSLFSIASFGQLATEGFETWPPTDWGIYNNGSGMLKFWVQTAAGDTTFPAYAGDHAALVDKENVSDTAPVPQDWLVTPQFTLPSNPQLRFFSRLGLNGDQGSLYRIMISADADPSDLSAYVQVEEWTETQINPTQQVYTEKILSLPENLVGQQVYVAFVLVGDDGDRWLIDNVSVVQECLAPENITVDNTGLNTADITWDANGATSWEIEIVPVADAPTGAGDVYNGTLPYQATDLDPATAYKVYVRSICGTNNNSPWTTPITFITAALGETCAAPIQITTLPYSTTDNTANYGDDYEGVPGTSCGNTNNYLNGDDVVYSYTAPADGIISVDITGNGTYAGMFIYDNCADIGTECLAGVVSGGTTDPLSIPVFAVTAGTTYYIVISTWATPQSTPYTLIVQTVNCAPPTNLTVANVDSSSADLSWDANGATSFEIVIQPVGTGIPAGAGTTVTTNMAFDATEMTDGTPFAPSTNYEYYVRNDCGDGTFSAWAGPVSFYTTQIPAALDYTQDFEGTTGWTLLNGDATNKWIIGNAVNNGGANSLYVTNDNGVSNAYTNSSTSVVQAYRDIQMPATVDALTLSFDWRAEAEPCCDYMRVWLVPATFNPTPGTEITAGNSGGIQLGGNFNQSAEFTTEEFYIQAAAYSGQVARLVFEWKNDGSLGPNPPAAVDNINLSLVTCPIPSNLTASDIALNGATFAWDGPTSVSPTFDYYITTSSTAPDETTPVTDNVSDETVTLDDLDNATTYYFWVRSNCGNDDASNWVGPVIINTLQVPADLDYAENFDGTTEWTLNSIGQPNKWVIGTAVNNGGTSSLYITNDEGVTNAYSNETTVSHAYRDVQMPTTVEELNLSFDWRSVGETNDYLRVWMVPATFLPTPGTQITAANSGGVQVGGNHTGSAEFVTENYIINAETFGGQVMRLVFEWRNNAFTGTNPPAAVDNINLSFITCPAPDNLSASNVTLNTADVAWDAPVTVTPDYDYYISTSNTAPEETTDPTDTVSDPNVSFDDLEDSTTYYVWVRSNCGNGDHSYWVGPQLIMTPQIPADMNFADDFDTLPSNWSLINGEQINKWYIGSAVFNSPDNALYISNDNGVSHTYTTGSSNSVVHAYRDIQMPATITNDLVLSFDWLGLGESSYDYLRVWLVPVAFNPTPGTQITTANGQQIGGNFNQESDWTSEMFIFDGTAYAGQVVRLVFEWRNDGSGGTQPPAAVDNVDFRFLTCPQPTDLLSTGVQGSSYVELSWTPAGTETQWEIVVQEMGSGAPGDAPEESVIVTDDPTYTLEIESGVYYEFYVRAICSDTDSSFWSGPQVFSIFNPPGCANVEVFDPEQDIILPGSEYVVCPGEDNCIPLSANYMLTGETTSYEIEGIDYAPPFPFTGGTPVSVGTDDVWSPTVELPFEFCFFGEIYSEVLVGSNGVITFNSDIPNHTAEGYCPYSFDEVAPDPNFPILNAIYGVYQDIDPSVENDFANPDINYQVLGNYPCRALVVNFSNVAQFGFECKDNPDIGAQTTQIVLYEISNVIEIYVGRRVPCEDWQNGAGIIGLQNAGGTEAFVPDGRNTGPWTAIEEAWRFTPNGNTNVVFEWLQDGVSFSDDTDITVCVSEPTVMTARATYTNCNGELLVKESDVTIRLAEEITVDNLIDLTACSTGEMVSFDLNESTVDFLAGLNSPENFTVTFYATQEAADLGGDDNLVTPYETNASETIYVRVQENGSDCYSTGMFDIIITNNPPQYTIAGDLDICEGQTTTLTVQPINFEVSEATYAWTLDGAALPDTGSSIVASETGIYEVSVVTGCEATEAVQVTVYEIPVADVMENVTECDVFELPVLSTNNIYYTGPDATGDMLAAGTEITTDQTIYIFAQVPGTDCSDESSFTVDIIPSPVLGITGGCENNQYVLEVAMDENYNEQNTIIEWTNPQGATIGTGSTVIAEEEGEYMVTVTPVGDVSCPAVLTLQVDNVACLIPRGISPNGDGMNDEFDLTGFNVTKIGIFNRYGKEVYSQSSYNKEWHGQDKGGNELPTGTYFYSIELGDGTSKTGWVYINRED; from the coding sequence ATGAGAAAATTTACTTTCATGATTTTCATGTCATTATTTTCTATTGCCTCTTTTGGACAGTTGGCAACAGAAGGTTTTGAGACATGGCCCCCTACCGATTGGGGAATTTACAACAACGGCTCCGGAATGCTGAAATTCTGGGTACAGACAGCCGCCGGAGATACAACTTTCCCGGCTTACGCTGGAGATCATGCGGCTCTTGTTGATAAAGAAAACGTGTCGGATACAGCCCCGGTTCCTCAGGACTGGTTGGTAACCCCACAGTTTACTTTACCAAGTAATCCGCAATTACGCTTCTTTTCACGTTTAGGTTTAAACGGAGATCAGGGTAGTCTTTACCGCATTATGATTTCTGCAGATGCAGATCCTTCTGACCTTTCTGCTTATGTGCAGGTGGAAGAGTGGACTGAAACACAAATTAACCCTACACAGCAGGTTTATACGGAGAAGATATTATCGCTTCCTGAAAACCTTGTTGGGCAGCAGGTGTATGTTGCTTTTGTTTTAGTAGGTGATGATGGAGACAGATGGCTTATAGACAATGTAAGTGTTGTTCAGGAATGTTTAGCCCCGGAAAACATAACGGTAGATAATACGGGTTTAAACACAGCTGACATTACTTGGGATGCTAATGGCGCTACATCTTGGGAAATAGAAATTGTTCCTGTAGCAGATGCTCCTACGGGAGCTGGTGATGTTTATAACGGTACTTTGCCTTATCAGGCTACGGATCTTGATCCGGCTACTGCTTATAAAGTTTATGTTCGTTCAATATGTGGGACAAATAACAACAGCCCATGGACTACACCAATTACATTTATTACTGCAGCTTTAGGAGAAACGTGTGCAGCTCCTATACAAATAACAACATTACCGTATTCTACTACAGATAATACGGCAAACTACGGTGATGATTATGAAGGTGTGCCGGGTACAAGTTGTGGAAACACAAACAATTACCTTAATGGTGATGATGTAGTTTATTCATATACTGCCCCTGCAGATGGTATTATAAGTGTAGACATTACAGGCAATGGTACTTATGCAGGTATGTTTATTTATGATAACTGTGCTGATATAGGTACAGAATGTTTGGCTGGTGTTGTTTCGGGAGGTACTACTGACCCGCTTTCAATACCTGTTTTTGCAGTTACGGCAGGAACAACTTATTACATTGTAATATCTACATGGGCTACACCACAGTCTACGCCATATACTTTAATAGTTCAAACGGTAAACTGTGCTCCGCCAACAAACTTAACTGTTGCAAACGTAGACAGTTCATCGGCAGATCTTTCTTGGGATGCAAACGGTGCAACATCTTTTGAAATCGTTATACAGCCTGTAGGTACAGGTATACCGGCGGGAGCAGGAACAACTGTAACCACAAATATGGCGTTTGATGCTACTGAAATGACAGACGGTACTCCGTTTGCTCCTTCAACAAACTACGAATACTATGTAAGAAACGATTGTGGCGACGGTACTTTTAGTGCATGGGCAGGCCCGGTTAGCTTCTATACAACTCAAATTCCTGCAGCATTAGACTATACTCAGGATTTTGAAGGAACTACAGGTTGGACACTGTTAAACGGTGATGCTACAAACAAATGGATTATTGGTAATGCCGTAAACAATGGTGGTGCTAATTCATTATACGTTACAAATGATAATGGTGTAAGTAATGCTTATACAAATTCAAGTACATCTGTAGTACAGGCTTACAGGGATATCCAAATGCCTGCAACGGTAGATGCACTAACACTTTCTTTTGACTGGAGAGCAGAAGCTGAACCATGTTGTGACTACATGAGAGTATGGTTAGTACCTGCTACTTTTAACCCAACGCCGGGTACAGAAATTACAGCTGGTAACAGTGGTGGTATCCAATTAGGAGGTAACTTTAACCAAAGTGCTGAATTTACAACAGAGGAATTTTATATTCAGGCTGCTGCATATTCAGGTCAGGTAGCAAGGCTTGTATTTGAGTGGAAAAACGACGGAAGTTTAGGTCCTAACCCTCCTGCAGCGGTAGATAACATTAACTTATCTTTAGTTACCTGCCCAATTCCGTCTAACTTAACTGCTAGTGATATTGCTTTAAACGGTGCTACGTTTGCATGGGATGGCCCAACATCGGTTTCACCAACGTTTGATTACTACATAACAACTTCTTCTACAGCTCCGGATGAGACTACTCCGGTAACTGATAACGTTTCTGATGAAACAGTAACATTAGATGATCTTGATAATGCTACAACTTACTACTTCTGGGTAAGAAGCAACTGTGGTAACGATGATGCAAGTAACTGGGTTGGTCCGGTTATTATCAATACGCTTCAGGTTCCTGCAGATTTAGATTATGCTGAGAATTTTGACGGTACTACAGAATGGACATTAAACAGCATAGGCCAGCCTAACAAATGGGTAATAGGTACTGCTGTAAATAACGGAGGTACAAGCAGTCTTTATATAACTAACGATGAAGGTGTTACTAACGCTTACAGTAACGAAACTACTGTATCTCATGCTTACAGAGATGTACAGATGCCAACTACTGTTGAAGAATTAAACCTTTCTTTCGACTGGAGATCAGTAGGTGAAACAAACGATTACCTTAGGGTATGGATGGTTCCTGCAACATTTTTACCTACACCGGGTACACAAATTACCGCTGCTAACAGTGGAGGTGTACAGGTAGGAGGTAACCATACAGGAAGTGCTGAGTTTGTTACAGAAAACTATATTATCAATGCCGAGACATTTGGTGGTCAGGTAATGAGACTTGTATTTGAGTGGAGAAACAATGCCTTTACAGGAACTAACCCTCCTGCAGCGGTAGATAACATCAACCTTTCATTTATTACATGTCCTGCACCGGATAACCTTTCGGCATCAAACGTAACTTTAAATACGGCTGATGTTGCATGGGACGCACCTGTAACGGTAACACCGGATTATGATTATTACATAAGTACATCAAATACGGCTCCGGAAGAAACTACAGATCCTACAGATACAGTAAGTGATCCTAACGTGTCCTTTGATGATCTTGAAGATTCTACTACATACTATGTTTGGGTAAGAAGTAATTGTGGTAATGGTGACCACAGCTATTGGGTAGGTCCGCAGCTTATTATGACGCCACAAATTCCTGCCGATATGAATTTCGCAGATGATTTTGACACCCTGCCTTCTAACTGGTCGCTTATTAACGGCGAGCAAATAAACAAATGGTATATAGGTTCTGCTGTATTTAACAGCCCTGATAATGCATTGTATATATCTAACGATAATGGTGTTTCTCACACTTATACAACAGGTAGCTCAAATTCTGTTGTACATGCTTACAGAGACATACAAATGCCTGCAACAATAACTAATGACCTTGTTCTGTCGTTCGACTGGTTAGGTTTAGGAGAAAGTAGCTACGATTACTTAAGAGTATGGTTAGTTCCTGTAGCCTTTAACCCAACACCGGGTACACAAATTACAACTGCTAACGGACAACAGATTGGTGGTAACTTTAATCAGGAAAGTGACTGGACATCAGAGATGTTTATTTTTGACGGAACTGCATACGCAGGTCAGGTTGTACGTTTAGTATTCGAATGGAGAAATGATGGTAGCGGTGGTACTCAGCCACCTGCAGCTGTAGACAATGTAGACTTCCGTTTCTTAACTTGTCCTCAACCTACAGATTTATTATCAACGGGTGTTCAGGGTTCTTCTTACGTAGAGCTTTCGTGGACTCCTGCAGGTACTGAAACACAATGGGAAATTGTAGTTCAGGAAATGGGTTCAGGCGCGCCTGGTGACGCACCGGAAGAATCGGTAATCGTTACTGATGATCCTACCTATACATTAGAAATAGAGTCGGGTGTTTACTATGAATTCTATGTAAGAGCTATATGTAGTGATACAGATTCAAGTTTCTGGAGTGGCCCTCAGGTGTTCTCTATCTTCAACCCACCTGGATGTGCTAATGTTGAGGTTTTTGACCCTGAGCAGGATATTATACTTCCGGGTTCGGAATATGTAGTTTGCCCTGGTGAAGATAATTGTATACCATTAAGCGCTAACTACATGCTTACAGGTGAAACAACATCTTATGAAATAGAAGGTATTGACTATGCTCCGCCATTCCCGTTCACGGGTGGTACTCCGGTATCAGTTGGTACGGATGACGTTTGGTCACCTACGGTTGAACTTCCTTTTGAATTTTGTTTCTTCGGAGAAATCTATTCAGAGGTTCTTGTGGGTTCAAACGGTGTAATTACTTTTAATAGCGATATTCCAAATCATACAGCTGAAGGATACTGTCCATATTCTTTTGATGAAGTTGCACCAGATCCTAATTTCCCTATCCTAAATGCTATCTATGGTGTTTATCAGGATATCGACCCAAGTGTGGAAAATGATTTTGCAAATCCGGATATTAACTATCAGGTATTGGGTAACTACCCTTGTCGTGCACTGGTTGTAAACTTCTCTAATGTGGCTCAGTTTGGTTTTGAATGTAAAGATAACCCTGATATAGGAGCACAAACAACTCAAATTGTTCTTTATGAGATATCAAACGTAATTGAGATATATGTAGGCAGAAGAGTACCATGTGAAGACTGGCAGAATGGAGCAGGTATAATAGGTCTTCAAAATGCTGGTGGTACAGAAGCTTTTGTGCCGGACGGAAGAAACACAGGTCCTTGGACAGCTATTGAAGAAGCTTGGAGATTTACTCCAAATGGTAATACAAACGTTGTGTTTGAATGGTTACAGGATGGTGTATCATTTAGTGATGATACAGATATTACTGTATGTGTAAGCGAGCCAACTGTTATGACAGCGCGTGCTACTTATACAAACTGTAATGGCGAACTTTTAGTTAAGGAAAGTGATGTAACAATCCGTTTAGCTGAAGAGATTACTGTAGATAACCTAATAGATCTTACAGCTTGTTCTACAGGTGAAATGGTATCGTTTGATCTTAACGAAAGTACTGTTGATTTTCTTGCAGGATTAAATAGCCCTGAAAACTTCACGGTTACATTCTATGCAACTCAGGAAGCAGCAGATTTAGGAGGCGATGATAACCTTGTTACTCCTTATGAGACCAATGCATCAGAGACTATCTATGTAAGGGTGCAGGAAAATGGTAGTGACTGTTATTCAACAGGTATGTTTGATATTATTATTACAAACAACCCACCACAGTATACCATCGCGGGAGATCTTGATATATGTGAAGGTCAAACCACAACACTTACCGTACAGCCAATTAACTTTGAAGTTTCTGAAGCGACTTATGCGTGGACTCTTGACGGAGCTGCACTTCCTGATACAGGATCAAGCATCGTAGCTTCTGAAACGGGTATTTATGAAGTAAGCGTGGTAACAGGTTGTGAAGCTACAGAAGCTGTTCAGGTTACTGTTTATGAAATACCGGTTGCAGATGTAATGGAAAATGTTACTGAATGTGATGTGTTCGAATTACCTGTTCTTAGCACTAATAATATCTACTATACAGGCCCTGATGCAACAGGCGATATGCTTGCAGCAGGTACTGAAATAACAACAGACCAGACAATCTACATTTTTGCTCAGGTTCCGGGAACTGACTGTTCAGACGAAAGCAGCTTTACTGTAGATATTATACCAAGTCCTGTTTTAGGAATTACAGGTGGTTGTGAAAACAATCAGTATGTACTTGAAGTGGCAATGGATGAAAACTACAACGAGCAGAACACTATTATTGAGTGGACAAATCCTCAGGGAGCTACAATTGGTACTGGTAGTACTGTAATTGCTGAGGAAGAAGGTGAATATATGGTAACTGTAACTCCTGTAGGAGATGTAAGCTGCCCGGCAGTACTTACACTACAGGTTGATAATGTGGCATGTTTAATCCCACGCGGTATTTCTCCGAATGGTGATGGTATGAACGATGAGTTTGATCTGACCGGATTTAATGTAACCAAGATAGGCATCTTTAACCGTTACGGTAAAGAGGTTTACAGCCAGAGTTCTTACAATAAAGAATGGCATGGCCAGGATAAGGGTGGTAACGAGCTTCCTACGGGGACGTATTTCTACTCTATCGAGCTTGGCGATGGTACCAGCAAAACAGGTTGGGTTTACATCAACAGAGAAGACTAA